From Athene noctua chromosome 19, bAthNoc1.hap1.1, whole genome shotgun sequence, one genomic window encodes:
- the PSPH gene encoding phosphoserine phosphatase isoform X1, whose protein sequence is MAQDGVQYCHSDKDFILSPHSKKVPKRMASLLEMKEIFRTADAVCFDVDSTVIREEGIDELAKFCGVGDAVAEMTRRAMGGTVTFKAALTARLGLIRPSYEQVQKLISDNPPQLTPGIRELVSRLHQRGVQVFLVSGGFQSIVEHVASQLNIPTANVFANRLKFYFNGEYAGFDETQPTAESGGKGKVITHLKEQFHFKKVVMIGDGATDMEACPPADCFIGFGGNVIRKQVKEKAKWYITHFDELLKELEER, encoded by the exons ATGGCTCAAGACGGAGTGCAGTACTGTCATTCAGACAAAGACTTTATCTTGTCTCCTCACAGTAAGAAGGTTCCTAAAAGGATGGCGTCCCTCTTGGAGATGAAAGAAATCTTCCGCACTGCTGATGCAGTATGCTTTGATGTGGACAGTACAGTCATCAGGGAAGAAGGCATTGATGAACTTGCGAAGTTTTGTGGAGTAGGAGATGCCGTTGCAGAGAT GACGCGCAGAGCtatgggtggcactgtgacattcaaAGCAGCTTTAACAGCACGACTAGGGCTCATACGTCCATCCTATGAGCAAGTGCAGAAATTAATATCTGACAACCCACCTCAGCTAACACCAGGAATACG GGAGCTGGTGAGCAGGCTTCATCAGCGAGGGGTCCAGGTCTTTTTGGTCTCTGGAGGGTTTCAGAGCATCGTGGAGCACGTGGCCTCGCAGCTGAACATTCCAACAGCAAATGTCTTTGCCAACAGGCTGAAGTTTTACTTTAATG GAGAATATGCAGGATTTGATGAAACACAACCAACAGCTGAATCAGGGGGGAAAGGAAAGGTTATTACTCATCTGAAGGAACAGTTCCACTTTAAGAAAGTAGTTATGATTGGAGATGGAGCTACAGACATGGAAGCCTGTCCCCCTGCT GACTGCTTCATTGGATTTGGAGGAAATGTTATCAGAAAGCAAGTGAAAGAGAAAGCTAAATGGTACATTACTCACTTTGACGAACTGCTAAAGGAACTGGAAGAACGATAA
- the PSPH gene encoding phosphoserine phosphatase isoform X2 yields MASLLEMKEIFRTADAVCFDVDSTVIREEGIDELAKFCGVGDAVAEMTRRAMGGTVTFKAALTARLGLIRPSYEQVQKLISDNPPQLTPGIRELVSRLHQRGVQVFLVSGGFQSIVEHVASQLNIPTANVFANRLKFYFNGEYAGFDETQPTAESGGKGKVITHLKEQFHFKKVVMIGDGATDMEACPPADCFIGFGGNVIRKQVKEKAKWYITHFDELLKELEER; encoded by the exons ATGGCGTCCCTCTTGGAGATGAAAGAAATCTTCCGCACTGCTGATGCAGTATGCTTTGATGTGGACAGTACAGTCATCAGGGAAGAAGGCATTGATGAACTTGCGAAGTTTTGTGGAGTAGGAGATGCCGTTGCAGAGAT GACGCGCAGAGCtatgggtggcactgtgacattcaaAGCAGCTTTAACAGCACGACTAGGGCTCATACGTCCATCCTATGAGCAAGTGCAGAAATTAATATCTGACAACCCACCTCAGCTAACACCAGGAATACG GGAGCTGGTGAGCAGGCTTCATCAGCGAGGGGTCCAGGTCTTTTTGGTCTCTGGAGGGTTTCAGAGCATCGTGGAGCACGTGGCCTCGCAGCTGAACATTCCAACAGCAAATGTCTTTGCCAACAGGCTGAAGTTTTACTTTAATG GAGAATATGCAGGATTTGATGAAACACAACCAACAGCTGAATCAGGGGGGAAAGGAAAGGTTATTACTCATCTGAAGGAACAGTTCCACTTTAAGAAAGTAGTTATGATTGGAGATGGAGCTACAGACATGGAAGCCTGTCCCCCTGCT GACTGCTTCATTGGATTTGGAGGAAATGTTATCAGAAAGCAAGTGAAAGAGAAAGCTAAATGGTACATTACTCACTTTGACGAACTGCTAAAGGAACTGGAAGAACGATAA